A window of Drosophila santomea strain STO CAGO 1482 chromosome X, Prin_Dsan_1.1, whole genome shotgun sequence genomic DNA:
CGCCACAGAACACAGTCTGCAAATAAGTTGGAAGGTATTGGGGGTTACCATGTTTTGGGAGTGGCATCTACGCATGCAAGACTCACTAGGATCGCCGTCGGTCTCCATGAGCTTCTGGACAAGCTGTTCGTACTGCGTGCCAGCACTTGGGCCGCCGCCAGACACGACAGTTAGGTGATAGAGCCAGTTATCTCGCTCCGGTTTGCCGGAGAGGATCAGGTAAGTTGGTCCCTGGTGCGCTGGATAGATGGCAACTGTGAGTCTAGCCTGATCCTGGGCGGCGTCCTCTCGCTCTTCGGAATCGGAGTCAGAAACGTGCTCTACCTCCTCAACTCGGGCATCTCGCATATTGATCTGGCCAAGGGGATTCTGTTAGGGTTACAAAAGAATAGGGTTATTGAACCTTTACACATTTATCTATCGAGTGGTTAGTTACCGTCTCTGCCGGAGCCTTGAAGTAGAGGAACATCTTGCCCAACAGCACGCACCAGCACTTCTTGGGATGGCCGTTCTTCACCTTGGTCACCCAGCCCTGCACGGTGGGCTTCTGGTCGTCGCGACTGAGCAGCAGCTTGGTGGCGTTCCTCCGCTGCACGTTTTGGAGCACCCGTATCCAGTCGTCCATGGTGGCGTGCGAGTCCGCGGTGAGGTAGTAGACCTTTTTGCCCGTGTCTATCTCGAAGGTGGAGGCTCCCTCCGCGCGATTGATTCGACAGACCTCATCCAGTTGGATTTGGCCCTGTGGCTTCCGCTGCACGTCGTGCTGACTCTTCCAGTAGTTGAGCGAGCCGTTTTTCAAAACGAACCAGCGCTTGCGCCAAGTCTTCAACTTGCCACCGAGCTTCGCCAGGTGACCCATCTGAAAAACAGTGAGCGGTCAAGCAATGGAACTCTAACATGGGCAGTTCACTCACCTTCTCCAGCGACTCAATCTTCTTGCTGGGCGAGTCCACGTAGGACTGACGCATAAGCAGCGATGGCATCGAGGCATCCATGCACGTGGACTCCGATACGGCGTCGGGGGGCAAGGCATAGTCATCCGAGAGGCCTGATTCAAAGGAGAGATCTGAAATTACTGTGCCTCGCATGTGCTGGAGGGGGGTGGGGAGGTTGCCGGGCTGAAGGGCATGGGCATTGGCGTGGGcatgggcgtgggcgtgggcgtggtagcGAGGCAGACTCAACTGTCCACTCGACGAGGTCACCGAGTAGGCCCCTGGTAGCTGGTGGCTACGACTCTGGTGGGACAgtgtgtggtggtggtgttgttggtgttggtgtggCGATGGTTGGAGATGCTGGTTAATGTGGCTGGAGAGCGTGGCGGGTGTGCGTGATTGGATGTGGACTGCGGAGGATGGGTGGATGGCGGTTATTTGGTTATTTGGTTATTCGGTTGGCAATGGTTGATTGATGGCAAAAGTGGTTAGAATCGCAAGTTGTTAGAACACACACAATTAGTTTCTTCAATAATTTCGGGATGTCTTCTAGGGGATAGCTAGAGTAGCAGGCAAGCTAGAAACTGGATACGGGACGGGATATCAAGTTGGGATGAGGATGGGAAGCTGCAGGAATTCATAGTACTTCTAAGACTATACTTTCAAAGGGCACTTAGGATTTGGAAGCAAGGAGCTGGGAGCTTACGAGTTACTACTTCAGGTATGTGTTAATTGGTGTTGGTGCGTCGAGTTGTGTTAGCTCAAAGGTGGCGCAGCCCAGGAGAGGGCAACGTACTAATGGGGGCAACAACGGGGTTTAAATGAAACATAGATGGAACATACCACGCGCCTTCGCGTTCTTGGGGCTCTCCGAACCACTTCGCTTGGCCGGACTCAAGCTGGAGGAAGTCTTCAGGCTCTTCGAGGGGCTCGATGCGCTGCCGGAGGTAGAGGTCTCCGTGTTGTCCGTGCTCGAGGAGTTGTGCGAGTGGTGGGTGAGCATGACCGCGTGGTCTTCCCCGTCGCTGGAGTCGTCGCTCGAATCGCCCGTAAATGGCATCGAGCGGATTTGCGAGGCTCGACCCTTTACGGTTGCGTAGACGGGCACGGATATATCACAGAAGCCGCCGCTGGcggtttgttgttgccgcgACGGTGGCAGCGGAGTGCCCGGCGTGCTGCCCAGGGTACCGTGTCCATCACCGGTTCCTGTTCCCGATCCAGTGCCGGTTGCAGTTCCTGATCCATGACTGTGACCATGCCGCCGGCCATTGGAGAGATTGGTGCCCATCCCGTCCTGAATATCTGGCTCCTGGCTGGCCGTACTCTCCGCGGTGCTTGTgcccgttcccgttcccgcaCCTGCCAGTCCATCGTTCGCCACCTGGTAGATCTTCGCCTCCCAGCTGGGAAACCGATGCAGCGGTGGCGTCGGAGGCCGTGGCACACCCAGCTCactggtggtggttgtggtggtgctggAGTTGCCACCACTAGCCATGAGAGCCGGGTTGTTCTTCATCCAGGCGGGCAGCTTTTCGCAGGATGGTGTGTAGATCTCTGCATAATCGTGGGCAGTATCTGTGTCGGAGCTGTCGGGCCTGGTGACTTGCCCAGATTCAGTGGAGATTCCTCCGGGCGCTTTACTGGAGATGCTGGACAGTGGAGCCAGGGTTAACCCGTCTACCGCAGCCACCAGATTGCGTTCCAGTTCCTGCGGCTCCATCGAGAGGTTTCTCCTGTGCTGGTGATGGGGATATGAGCTGGTCAAGGGTCGGCCAATGATCTCCTGGGGATCTAGGCTCTCGCTTCTCCTCCGGTGCTCAGGATTCGAACCGGACCCGGTGAAATCCTGGACGTCTAGGCTTAGGCTGTTCCGCACTGGACCTACAATGCTGTGCCGCTGGGACTGGTTGGCTATGTGATTCTTGAGCAGCTCCAACTGCTGATTGCACTTGACGTTCTGCTCGCGCAGCAGCTGGTTCTGCTCCTCGAGATCGCGGAGCTTGTTGTTTACCCACTCCTTGATCTTGGCCGCCTTGGCTTCGATTTGTCGCGCGTCGTGCAGTCGCAGCTGTCTCTGCTCCTCCACTTGGATCTCCAGGGACGTGAT
This region includes:
- the LOC120457202 gene encoding uncharacterized protein CG43867 isoform X11 produces the protein MEQRLSEWPKPPPQQAQHPHPHPHSHSHPHPHQPIPSHPQEQQAKNSCSPSHQTGGGAAAGPGGPAGAAGSSLPPTQETEKTITSLEIQVEEQRQLRLHDARQIEAKAAKIKEWVNNKLRDLEEQNQLLREQNVKCNQQLELLKNHIANQSQRHSIVGPVRNSLSLDVQDFTGSGSNPEHRRRSESLDPQEIIGRPLTSSYPHHQHRRNLSMEPQELERNLVAAVDGLTLAPLSSISSKAPGGISTESGQVTRPDSSDTDTAHDYAEIYTPSCEKLPAWMKNNPALMASGGNSSTTTTTTSELGVPRPPTPPLHRFPSWEAKIYQVANDGLAGAGTGTGTSTAESTASQEPDIQDGMGTNLSNGRRHGHSHGSGTATGTGSGTGTGDGHGTLGSTPGTPLPPSRQQQTASGGFCDISVPVYATVKGRASQIRSMPFTGDSSDDSSDGEDHAVMLTHHSHNSSSTDNTETSTSGSASSPSKSLKTSSSLSPAKRSGSESPKNAKARVHIQSRTPATLSSHINQHLQPSPHQHQQHHHHTLSHQSRSHQLPGAYSVTSSSGQLSLPRYHAHAHAHAHANAHALQPGNLPTPLQHMRGTVISDLSFESGLSDDYALPPDAVSESTCMDASMPSLLMRQSYVDSPSKKIESLEKMGHLAKLGGKLKTWRKRWFVLKNGSLNYWKSQHDVQRKPQGQIQLDEVCRINRAEGASTFEIDTGKKVYYLTADSHATMDDWIRVLQNVQRRNATKLLLSRDDQKPTVQGWVTKVKNGHPKKCWCVLLGKMFLYFKAPAETNPLGQINMRDARVEEVEHVSDSDSEEREDAAQDQARLTVAIYPAHQGPTYLILSGKPERDNWLYHLTVVSGGGPSAGTQYEQLVQKLMETDGDPNCVLWRHPILLHTKDTITAPLSSMHTETMQPEAIKLFKSIQLFMSVAVNQPGIDYHVVLAQNALQHALDMPELQTEMICILIKQTSRHMGQKLSVGVQVNKKLGKQTRQLLLCATQSLFTCDTQQAGHAQANGSSPTSIQAPSATPIIDCKSNPPVYSFVQGWQLLALAVSLFVPRSSRLLWYLKLHLSRNADTKTETGKYAAYCERALERTLKNGGRETKPSRMEVLSILLKNPYHHSLPHAIPVHMMNSTYQVVSFDGSTTIEEFQATLAHELGTRDATNGFCLFSDDPIEKDLEHYLEPLAKLCDVISKWETALREKGSGKFENSRVIQLSYKNRLYWKHTIKCETDKERLLLCYQTNSQIVQGRFPLSRELALELASLMSQIDMGDYSLEKSRDVGVGLKGLDKFYPYRYRDALGAEQLKDVQELLVSKWMLLKGRSTLDCVRIYLTCCRKWPYFGACLFQAKPRQNPESNAASGATPVAWLAVAEDALNVLELSTMAPVARYPYSSVMTFGGCQDDFMLVVSHDDGGGCEQKLLFAMSKPKILEITLLIADYMNALGHTVPGTPQMNSLTRNGSHRSLRTSQRPTLGGGSAVATGFSTNATTTAHNTLNSHATHTLNSNHSHTLSSSHHAGGGSQPGTLSSGHHQHHHIQQHHQPDILKSTPDHQRIK
- the LOC120457202 gene encoding uncharacterized protein CG43867 isoform X10 codes for the protein MDNYRKKVRAMEQRLSEWPKPPPQQAQHPHPHPHSHSHPHPHQPIPSHPQEQQAKNSCSPSHQTGGGAAAGPGGPAGAAGSSLPPTQETEKTITSLEIQVEEQRQLRLHDARQIEAKAAKIKEWVNNKLRDLEEQNQLLREQNVKCNQQLELLKNHIANQSQRHSIVGPVRNSLSLDVQDFTGSGSNPEHRRRSESLDPQEIIGRPLTSSYPHHQHRRNLSMEPQELERNLVAAVDGLTLAPLSSISSKAPGGISTESGQVTRPDSSDTDTAHDYAEIYTPSCEKLPAWMKNNPALMASGGNSSTTTTTTSELGVPRPPTPPLHRFPSWEAKIYQVANDGLAGAGTGTGTSTAESTASQEPDIQDGMGTNLSNGRRHGHSHGSGTATGTGSGTGTGDGHGTLGSTPGTPLPPSRQQQTASGGFCDISVPVYATVKGRASQIRSMPFTGDSSDDSSDGEDHAVMLTHHSHNSSSTDNTETSTSGSASSPSKSLKTSSSLSPAKRSGSESPKNAKARVHIQSRTPATLSSHINQHLQPSPHQHQQHHHHTLSHQSRSHQLPGAYSVTSSSGQLSLPRYHAHAHAHAHANAHALQPGNLPTPLQHMRGTVISDLSFESGLSDDYALPPDAVSESTCMDASMPSLLMRQSYVDSPSKKIESLEKMGHLAKLGGKLKTWRKRWFVLKNGSLNYWKSQHDVQRKPQGQIQLDEVCRINRAEGASTFEIDTGKKVYYLTADSHATMDDWIRVLQNVQRRNATKLLLSRDDQKPTVQGWVTKVKNGHPKKCWCVLLGKMFLYFKAPAETNPLGQINMRDARVEEVEHVSDSDSEEREDAAQDQARLTVAIYPAHQGPTYLILSGKPERDNWLYHLTVVSGGGPSAGTQYEQLVQKLMETDGDPNCVLWRHPILLHTKDTITAPLSSMHTETMQPEAIKLFKSIQLFMSVAVNQPGIDYHVVLAQNALQHALDMPELQTEMICILIKQTSRHMGQKLSVGVQVNKKLGKQTRQLLLCATQSLFTCDTQQAGHAQANGSSPTSIQAPSATPIIDCKSNPPVYSFVQGWQLLALAVSLFVPRSSRLLWYLKLHLSRNADTKTETGKYAAYCERALERTLKNGGRETKPSRMEVLSILLKNPYHHSLPHAIPVHMMNSTYQVVSFDGSTTIEEFQATLAHELGTRDATNGFCLFSDDPIEKDLEHYLEPLAKLCDVISKWETALREKGSGKFENSRVIQLSYKNRLYWKHTIKCETDKERLLLCYQTNSQIVQGRFPLSRELALELASLMSQIDMGDYSLEKSRDVGVGLKGLDKFYPYRYRDALGAEQLKDVQELLVSKWMLLKGRSTLDCVRIYLTCCRKWPYFGACLFQAKPRQNPESNAASGATPVAWLAVAEDALNVLELSTMAPVARYPYSSVMTFGGCQDDFMLVVSHDDGGGCEQKLLFAMSKPKILEITLLIADYMNALGHTVPGTPQMNSLTRNGSHRSLRTSQRPTLGGGSAVATGFSTNATTTAHNTLNSHATHTLNSNHSHTLSSSHHAGGGSQPGTLSSGHHQHHHIQQHHQPDILKSTPDHQRIK